One segment of Capnocytophaga sp. oral taxon 878 DNA contains the following:
- a CDS encoding Mur ligase, whose product MNIHFIVAPSTHLRPLMTELHALAPITTLPQQLSTAIDYVVADPHLSPSHPDLLQAQQLGLQLLSPTAFLYEYFKHKTRVVITGNEGRKEVLARVLHTMQFYNQPLSYYFDSPINGKQAHFIDSEFVLLEGNTDSATLHPTVALITDITEENKEVYDHFISGITKGGILIYNEEDKALNELVTSDKAHIRKIEYRTPAYEIHNEETYLLTPEGELRLGQTSPAQLSYIEAAMWVCQNIGIDQADFYEAMVSYNN is encoded by the coding sequence GTGAACATTCATTTCATAGTAGCCCCCAGCACACATCTACGCCCGTTAATGACCGAGTTACACGCTCTTGCGCCCATTACTACCCTTCCCCAGCAGCTAAGCACTGCTATTGATTATGTAGTTGCCGATCCTCATCTTTCTCCTTCCCACCCCGATTTGCTACAAGCACAACAGTTAGGTCTGCAGTTACTATCACCTACAGCCTTTCTTTACGAATACTTTAAGCACAAAACTCGTGTAGTTATTACGGGTAATGAAGGCCGAAAAGAAGTATTAGCACGGGTGCTGCACACTATGCAATTCTATAATCAGCCCCTTAGTTATTACTTTGATAGTCCTATCAACGGCAAGCAAGCACATTTCATTGATAGTGAATTTGTATTGTTAGAAGGCAACACCGATAGTGCCACCCTACACCCTACCGTTGCTCTCATCACTGATATAACAGAAGAAAATAAAGAAGTTTATGACCATTTTATAAGCGGAATTACTAAAGGAGGTATTCTCATTTACAATGAAGAAGATAAAGCGCTAAATGAGCTTGTTACTTCCGATAAGGCACATATTCGTAAAATAGAGTATCGCACTCCTGCCTACGAAATACATAATGAAGAAACCTACCTACTCACCCCCGAAGGCGAATTACGTTTAGGGCAAACCTCTCCTGCACAGCTTAGTTATATTGAAGCTGCTATGTGGGTATGCCAAAACATAGGCATTGATCAAGCCGATTTCTATGAAGCTATGGTAAGCTATAATAACTAA
- a CDS encoding alpha-amylase family glycosyl hydrolase, whose translation MNDKIVVYQVLTRLFGNTNTSNKPWGTIEENGVGKFADFTEEALLQIKKLGATHIWFTGVLHHALTTSYTSYGISDDFPAVIKGRAGSPYAIKDYYTVNPDLATNPALRLEEWEALIARTHQCQLKVIMDIVPNHVARRYESIAKPKDVTGFGENDDTTLQYAVNNNFYYNPNEAFQLPEGIYGEYYEFPAKWTGNGTRASRPDRNDWYETVKLNYGIRPDGTKDFPTLPSGFEHENTEAHYHFWADKTVPDTWLKFKEIALYWLDKGVDGFRYDMAEMVPVEFWSYLNSAIKHHNPNAFLLAEVYNPNEYRPYLHLGKMDYLYDKVQLYDTLRNIVAHQHSTDAIAAIQRSLADISHRMLHFLENHDEQRIASPEFAGCAEKAKPAMVISTLISQSPIMLYFGQEVGEKGAEAAGFGSPSRTSIFDYIGVPAHQRWLNNKGFDGGQLSENELSLRDFYQRLLNLEVNGSYTDLHLHNRQHTEYYNDRVYSFARGDEHNQWVIVSNFSPQQSFGFELQLPPYLLGSWFLNDGVYTLTDTLYGSKTTTLHIKQGKGTMRVDIAPLESLIFKIKR comes from the coding sequence ATGAACGATAAAATAGTAGTTTATCAAGTGCTTACAAGGCTCTTTGGCAATACCAACACCTCCAACAAACCTTGGGGAACAATAGAAGAAAACGGTGTAGGTAAATTTGCCGACTTTACCGAAGAAGCACTACTACAAATAAAAAAACTCGGGGCTACTCACATCTGGTTCACAGGTGTCCTACACCACGCCCTCACTACCAGCTATACCAGTTACGGCATTAGTGATGATTTCCCCGCCGTAATCAAAGGCCGTGCTGGCTCCCCCTACGCTATTAAAGATTACTACACCGTAAACCCCGACCTCGCTACCAATCCTGCCCTCCGTTTAGAGGAGTGGGAGGCGCTCATCGCTCGTACACACCAATGCCAACTAAAAGTTATTATGGATATAGTGCCCAATCACGTAGCACGCCGTTACGAAAGTATCGCCAAACCTAAGGACGTAACCGGTTTTGGCGAAAACGATGATACCACACTCCAATATGCCGTAAATAATAACTTTTATTATAATCCCAACGAGGCTTTCCAGCTTCCCGAAGGTATCTATGGCGAATACTACGAGTTTCCTGCCAAATGGACCGGCAATGGCACTCGCGCCTCTCGCCCCGATCGTAATGATTGGTATGAAACTGTCAAACTGAACTATGGCATCCGCCCCGATGGCACTAAGGATTTCCCTACCCTGCCCTCTGGCTTTGAGCACGAAAATACCGAAGCTCACTACCACTTTTGGGCAGACAAAACCGTCCCCGATACTTGGCTGAAATTCAAAGAAATAGCCCTTTATTGGCTCGATAAGGGCGTCGATGGCTTCCGTTATGATATGGCCGAAATGGTTCCAGTGGAGTTTTGGAGTTACCTCAATTCAGCCATAAAGCACCACAACCCCAACGCTTTCCTTCTGGCCGAAGTCTACAACCCCAATGAGTACCGCCCTTACCTACATTTAGGTAAAATGGATTACCTGTATGATAAGGTACAACTTTATGACACCCTTCGTAACATTGTAGCCCACCAGCATAGCACCGATGCCATTGCAGCCATACAGCGCAGCCTTGCCGATATTTCACACCGTATGCTGCACTTTCTAGAAAACCATGATGAACAGCGTATTGCCTCGCCCGAATTTGCTGGCTGTGCCGAAAAAGCCAAGCCTGCAATGGTAATCTCTACCCTTATCAGCCAGTCACCTATAATGCTGTATTTCGGTCAAGAAGTAGGCGAAAAAGGCGCCGAAGCTGCAGGCTTTGGCAGCCCATCACGCACCTCTATTTTTGATTACATAGGTGTCCCTGCCCACCAACGATGGCTCAATAATAAGGGCTTCGATGGCGGACAGTTATCCGAGAATGAACTCTCCTTACGTGATTTCTACCAGCGTCTGCTCAATCTAGAAGTCAATGGCTCTTATACCGATTTGCATCTCCATAACCGCCAGCACACCGAGTATTACAATGATAGGGTATACAGCTTCGCTCGAGGCGATGAACACAATCAGTGGGTAATTGTCAGCAATTTCAGTCCCCAACAGTCCTTCGGTTTTGAGCTACAACTCCCTCCCTATTTATTAGGTAGCTGGTTCTTAAATGATGGAGTTTACACCCTCACCGATACTCTTTACGGCAGTAAAACTACCACCTTGCACATCAAGCAAGGCAAAGGCACTATGCGGGTCGATATAGCCCCATTAGAGTCTTTAATATTCAAAATCAAACGTTAA